The following are encoded together in the Deinococcus soli (ex Cha et al. 2016) genome:
- a CDS encoding GNAT family N-acetyltransferase, with protein MPVLQTPRLLLPLSRAVIARRLEAEAFTLPLPGPDGPLDVTFGPEWPGDPLPVFPGMLAALTGNESEVAGSFIAVQRDTGEAVGMLGTKGSPSPEGAQEIGYGFNPAVWGQGLATEGVGALVTYLHAGPHVRAVTAETAVDNPASARVLTKLGFRQVGRGYSDEDGPLILWAHTAT; from the coding sequence GTGCCGGTCCTCCAGACGCCCCGCCTGCTGCTGCCCCTGTCCCGCGCGGTGATCGCGCGCCGCCTGGAAGCCGAAGCGTTCACGCTGCCCCTGCCCGGGCCGGACGGGCCGCTGGACGTGACGTTCGGGCCGGAGTGGCCGGGCGATCCGCTCCCCGTCTTTCCGGGGATGCTGGCGGCGCTGACCGGGAATGAATCGGAGGTGGCGGGGTCGTTCATCGCCGTGCAGCGGGACACCGGGGAGGCGGTCGGGATGCTGGGCACGAAGGGGTCCCCCTCGCCGGAGGGGGCGCAGGAGATCGGGTACGGCTTCAACCCGGCAGTGTGGGGCCAGGGCCTCGCCACCGAGGGCGTGGGTGCGCTGGTGACGTACCTGCACGCGGGGCCGCACGTGCGAGCCGTCACGGCTGAGACCGCCGTGGACAACCCGGCCAGCGCGCGGGTCCTGACGAAGCTGGGCTTCCGGCAGGTGGGCCGCGGGTACAGCGACGAGGATGGCCCGCTGATCCTGTGGGCACACACCGCCACCTGA
- a CDS encoding metallophosphoesterase family protein yields MTPPALPPLSRAPLGKRVMVLADHVHPFVYRSAFPQGVPAVDAVLAAGDLPGYYLEFLATKLTVPIIYVHGNHENEYVNEGDGRIPPRGVIAAHGRVVEEAGLRIAGWGGVPRYRTDGEGQYTPTQARWGLGRLAWQARRGVDVLLTHAPPTGPHAGSDYAHRGCPDINAFMGRRHPRLVVHGHIHEYEGKKLEYLDPESGARVINAYGYHVVDL; encoded by the coding sequence ATGACGCCGCCCGCCCTGCCCCCCCTGTCCCGCGCCCCGCTGGGGAAGCGCGTCATGGTGCTGGCCGATCACGTCCACCCGTTCGTGTACCGCTCGGCGTTCCCGCAGGGCGTGCCCGCGGTGGACGCGGTGCTGGCCGCCGGGGACCTGCCCGGCTACTACCTGGAGTTCCTGGCGACGAAACTCACGGTGCCGATCATCTACGTGCACGGCAACCACGAGAACGAGTACGTGAACGAGGGCGACGGCCGGATTCCCCCGCGCGGCGTGATTGCCGCGCATGGCCGCGTGGTCGAGGAGGCGGGGCTGCGGATTGCCGGGTGGGGCGGCGTGCCCCGTTACCGCACGGATGGCGAGGGGCAGTACACGCCCACGCAGGCCCGCTGGGGGCTGGGGCGGCTGGCGTGGCAGGCGCGGCGTGGCGTGGACGTCCTGCTGACGCACGCGCCCCCCACCGGCCCGCACGCCGGAAGTGACTACGCGCACCGGGGCTGCCCGGACATCAACGCGTTCATGGGTCGCCGTCACCCGCGTCTGGTCGTGCACGGGCACATCCACGAGTACGAGGGGAAGAAACTGGAGTACCTGGACCCCGAGAGCGGCGCGCGGGTCATCAACGCGTACGGGTACCACGTCGTGGACCTGTAG
- a CDS encoding single-stranded DNA-binding protein produces the protein MLHIEFTTDLGAKVTVDVENASALLDTQRQYGRLGWTSGEIPSGGYQFPLENEPDFDWHLIGARKWTSPDGEELVIHKGHAYRRRELEAVDSRKMKLPAAVKYSRGAKSTDPEHIREKSDGEFEYVTLAIFRGGRRQDRYATPGARPGTPTQAPAQAARPAPTRPAPTQPRPAPARADDEPPF, from the coding sequence ATGTTACATATTGAATTCACCACCGACCTGGGCGCCAAAGTCACCGTGGACGTCGAGAATGCCTCGGCGCTCCTCGATACGCAGCGGCAGTACGGCCGCCTCGGCTGGACCAGCGGCGAGATCCCCAGCGGCGGCTACCAGTTCCCGCTGGAGAACGAACCCGACTTCGACTGGCACCTCATCGGCGCCCGCAAGTGGACCAGCCCCGACGGCGAGGAACTCGTCATCCACAAGGGGCACGCCTACCGCCGCCGCGAACTCGAAGCGGTGGACAGCCGCAAGATGAAACTCCCCGCTGCCGTCAAGTACTCCCGCGGCGCGAAAAGCACCGACCCCGAACACATCCGGGAGAAGAGCGACGGCGAATTCGAGTACGTGACCCTCGCCATCTTCCGCGGCGGGCGACGCCAGGACCGCTACGCCACCCCCGGCGCCCGCCCCGGCACGCCCACGCAGGCCCCCGCCCAGGCCGCGCGCCCCGCCCCCACCCGCCCGGCCCCCACGCAGCCCCGCCCCGCCCCGGCACGCGCAGACGACGAACCGCCGTTCTGA
- a CDS encoding acyl-CoA acyltransferase, translating into MPVEGRAFPEWSPPGFVIREVVDPWAFRALEGVQVAAWGYADREVTPGTLFRISSVTGGIVLGAYPLDQPERPVGLAFGFPALRDGGVWHHSHLLAVDPACRGSGLAVALKDVQRRLALEQGLTRMTWTFDPLVTRNARLNLGKLGAAARTYLPDWYALEEDRAGAFPADRLLIEWDLARGPVERVAPRPEGLRVLEARGDAPGVPLPLEAEVLLAPTLLAEVPLRVDALLEPVRRAWRLALREVLGGALARGFAVVDLAREGKRAFYVLRREG; encoded by the coding sequence GTGCCGGTTGAGGGGCGGGCGTTCCCGGAATGGAGTCCGCCGGGGTTCGTGATCCGCGAGGTGGTGGACCCCTGGGCGTTCCGGGCGCTGGAGGGCGTGCAGGTGGCCGCGTGGGGGTACGCCGACCGCGAGGTGACGCCAGGCACGCTGTTCCGGATCAGCAGCGTGACGGGCGGGATCGTGCTGGGCGCGTACCCGCTGGACCAGCCGGAGCGTCCGGTGGGGCTGGCGTTCGGCTTTCCGGCGCTGCGGGACGGGGGGGTGTGGCATCACTCGCACCTGCTGGCGGTGGACCCGGCGTGTCGGGGCTCGGGGCTGGCGGTTGCTTTGAAGGATGTGCAGCGGCGGCTGGCGCTGGAGCAGGGCCTGACCCGTATGACGTGGACCTTCGATCCGCTGGTGACCCGGAATGCCCGCCTGAACCTGGGGAAGCTGGGGGCGGCCGCGCGGACGTACCTGCCGGACTGGTACGCGCTGGAGGAGGACCGCGCCGGGGCGTTTCCGGCGGACCGCCTGCTGATCGAGTGGGATCTGGCGCGCGGCCCAGTGGAACGGGTCGCCCCGCGACCGGAGGGACTGCGGGTCCTGGAGGCGCGGGGGGACGCACCGGGCGTGCCTCTGCCCCTGGAGGCTGAGGTGCTGCTGGCGCCAACACTCCTGGCGGAGGTGCCGCTGCGCGTGGACGCTCTGCTGGAGCCCGTGCGGCGCGCGTGGCGGCTGGCGCTGCGGGAGGTGCTGGGCGGGGCGCTGGCGCGGGGGTTCGCGGTGGTGGATCTGGCGCGGGAGGGCAAGCGGGCCTTCTACGTGCTGCGCCGGGAGGGTTGA
- the menC gene encoding o-succinylbenzoate synthase — MFTIEAAELLVVRLPLKFRFETSFGVQTEKVVPLLVLHGDGVQGVSEGTMEFAPMYREETIAGALGLLRSVFLPRVLGRPFANPEAVNDALGSFRGNRMARAMVEMAAWDLWARQLGVPLGRLLGGRKDAVEVGVSLGIQPDEAATVDVVRRHVEQGYRRIKLKIKPGWDVQPVRAVREAFPDIRLTVDANSAYTLADTRRLRALDAFGLTYIEQPLAWDDLVDHAQLQGRLSTPLCLDESVASAQDARKGLALGSGGVVNVKVARVGGHAEARRVHDVAQAFGAPVWCGGMLESGIGRAHNIHLSTLPNFTLPGDTSSASRYWEKDVIQEGLEATDGLMPVPQGPGTGVTLDREFVSRVAEVQEEFRA; from the coding sequence ATGTTCACGATTGAAGCGGCAGAACTGCTGGTGGTGCGCTTGCCTTTGAAATTCCGGTTCGAGACGAGCTTCGGGGTGCAGACGGAGAAGGTCGTGCCGCTGCTCGTGCTGCATGGGGATGGGGTGCAGGGTGTGTCGGAGGGGACGATGGAGTTCGCGCCGATGTACCGCGAGGAGACCATCGCGGGGGCGTTGGGGTTGCTGCGGTCGGTGTTCCTGCCGCGCGTGCTGGGACGTCCTTTCGCGAATCCGGAGGCAGTGAACGACGCGCTGGGATCGTTCCGGGGCAACCGGATGGCGCGGGCGATGGTGGAGATGGCCGCCTGGGACCTGTGGGCGCGGCAGCTGGGCGTGCCGCTGGGGCGGCTGCTGGGCGGCCGCAAGGACGCGGTGGAGGTCGGCGTGAGCCTGGGCATCCAGCCGGACGAGGCAGCGACGGTGGACGTGGTGCGCCGTCACGTGGAGCAGGGCTACCGGCGGATCAAGCTGAAGATCAAGCCCGGCTGGGACGTGCAGCCGGTGCGGGCGGTGCGGGAGGCCTTCCCGGACATCCGCCTGACGGTGGACGCGAACAGTGCGTACACGCTGGCGGACACGAGGCGGCTGCGGGCGCTGGACGCGTTCGGGCTGACGTACATCGAGCAGCCGCTGGCGTGGGATGACCTGGTGGATCACGCGCAGTTGCAGGGCCGCCTGAGCACGCCGCTGTGCCTGGACGAGAGCGTGGCGAGCGCGCAGGACGCCCGCAAGGGACTGGCGCTGGGGTCGGGGGGCGTGGTGAACGTGAAGGTGGCCCGCGTGGGCGGTCACGCGGAGGCGCGGCGCGTGCATGACGTGGCGCAGGCGTTTGGTGCGCCCGTGTGGTGCGGCGGGATGCTGGAAAGCGGGATCGGGCGGGCGCACAACATTCACCTGTCGACCCTGCCGAACTTCACGCTGCCGGGCGATACGAGCAGCGCGAGCCGCTACTGGGAGAAGGACGTGATCCAGGAAGGGCTGGAAGCCACGGATGGCCTGATGCCGGTGCCGCAGGGTCCGGGCACGGGCGTGACGCTGGACCGGGAGTTCGTGTCGCGCGTGGCGGAGGTGCAGGAGGAGTTCCGCGCGTGA